The following coding sequences lie in one Vidua chalybeata isolate OUT-0048 chromosome 16, bVidCha1 merged haplotype, whole genome shotgun sequence genomic window:
- the GSPT1 gene encoding eukaryotic peptide chain release factor GTP-binding subunit ERF3A isoform X1 produces the protein MEANGNGSGSSSDSAPDCWDQADIEPGSGAGPGCAPPAAEAEAQQELLGAAFSRQLNVNAKPFVPNVHAAEFVPSFLRSGPAPGLPPPSPPPGLPPPPPLGAPVEPSPEEQTTSCEGSNAAVNMEISESVVENGEIEMSPEESWDHKEEPSEAELGGGPAGDAGPSEESAQEMMEEEEEIPKPKSVVAPPGAPKKEHVNVVFIGHVDAGKSTIGGQIMYLTGMVDKRTLEKYEREAKEKNRETWYLSWALDTNQEERDKGKTVEVGRAYFETEKKHFTILDAPGHKSFVPNMIGGASQADLAVLVISARKGEFETGFEKGGQTREHAMLAKTAGVKHLIVLINKMDDPTVNWSNERYEECKEKLVPFLKKVGFNPKKDIHFMPCSGLTGANLKEQSEFCPWYIGLPFIPYLDNLPNFNRSVDGPIRLPIVDKYKDMGTVVLGKLESGSICKGQQLVMMPNKHNVEVLGILSDDVETDSVAPGENLKIRLKGIEEEEILPGFILCDLNNLCHSGRTFDAQIVIIEHKSIICPGYNAVLHIHTCIEEVEITALICLVDKKTGEKSKTRPRFVKQDQVCIARLRTAGTICLETFKDFPQMGRFTLRDEGKAASAAGTDCCKSLLGLRATWQ, from the exons ATGGAGGCGAACGGGAACGGCAGCGGGAGCAGTAGCGACTCTGCTCCCGACTGCTGGGACCAGGCGGACATCGAGCCGGGCAGCGGCGCCGGCCCGGGCTGCGCTCCGCCGGCCGCGGAGGCCGAGgcgcagcaggagctgctcggGGCGGCCTTCAGCCGGCAGCTGAACGTCAACGCCAAGCCCTTCGTGCCCAACGTCCACGCCGCCGAGTTCGTGCCGTCCTTCCTGCGGAGCGGCCCGGCGCCCGGCCTGCCGCCGCCCTCGCCCCCGCCCGGCCtcccgccgccaccgccgctcG GTGCACCTGTAGAGCCTTCTCCAGAGGAGCAGACAACCTCTTGTGAAG GTTCAAATGCTGCTGTTAACATGGAAATTTCAGAATCTGTTG tGGAAAATGGAGAGATAGAAATGTCCCCAGAAGAGTCGTGGGACCACAAAGAAGAACCCAGTGAAGCAGAGCTAGGAGGTGGTCCTGCAGGAGATGCGGGGCCTTCTGAAGAGAGCGCTCAGGAAatgatggaggaggaggaggaaatacCAAAACCGAAATCTGTTGTAGCACCTCCAGGTGCTCCTAAAAAAGAGCATGTAAATGTAGTATTCATTGGACACGTAG atgCTGGCAAGTCAACTATTGGAGGACAAATAAT GTATTTGACAGGAATGGTTGACAAAAGAACacttgaaaaatatgaaagagaagctaaagaaaaaaacagagaaacatg gtACCTTTCATGGGCCTTAGACACAAACCAAGAAGAACGAGACAAAGGTAAAACAGTAGAAGTGGGTCGTGCCTATTTTGAAACGGAGAAGAAACACTTCACTATTTTAGATGCTCCTGGACACAAGAGCTTTGTTCCAAATATGATTGGTGGGGCTTCTCAAGCTGATCTTGCTGTGCTG GTTATTTCTGCAAGAAAAGGAGAGTTTGAGACTGGATTTGAGAAAGGTGGACAAACAAGAGAACATGCCATGTTAGCAAAAACAGCAGGTGTAAAGCATTTAATAGTTCTTATTAATAAAATGGATGATCCAACTGTAAACTGGAGCAATGAAAG ATATGAGGAATGTAAAGAGAAACTGGTGCCATTTTTGAAGAAAGTTGGCTTCAATCCCAAAAAGGACATTCATTTCATGCCCTGCTCAGGACTGACTGGAGCAAACCTTAAAGAACAGTCAGAATTCTGTCCTTGGTATAT TGGATTACCATTTATTCCATACCTGGATAATTTGCCAAACTTCAACCGTTCAGTTGATGGACCAATCAGGCTGCCAATTGTGGATAAATATAAG GACATGGGCACTGTGGTCCTTGGGAAGCTGGAATCGGGCTCTATTTGCAAAGGACAACAGCTTGTGATGATGCCAAACAAG cacAATGTGGAAGTTCTTGGAATCCTTTCTGATGATGTAGAAACTGACTCAGTAGCCCCAGGTGAAAATCTAAAGATCAGACTGAAGGGAATTGAAGAGGAAGAGATCCTTCCAGGATTTATTCTCTGTGATCTCAACAACCTTTGTCATTCTGGACGCACATTTGATGCCCAG ATAGTGATAATTGAGCACAAATCCATTATCTGCCCAGGTTATAATGCAGTGCTGCACATCCACACCTGTATTGAAGAAGTTGAGATAACA GCCTTAATCTGCTTGGTAGacaaaaaaacaggagaaaaaagtaAGACACGGCCCCGTTTTGTGAAACAAGATCAAGTCTGCATTGCCCGTTTAAGGACAGCAGGAACGATCTGCCTTGAGACATTCAAAGATTTCCCTCAGATGGGTCGCTTCACTTTAAGGGATGAGGGTAAGGCTGCTTCAGCAGCAGGTACTGACTGCTGCAAAAGCTTACTTGGACTCAGAGCCACATGGCAGTGA
- the GSPT1 gene encoding eukaryotic peptide chain release factor GTP-binding subunit ERF3A isoform X2 yields MEANGNGSGSSSDSAPDCWDQADIEPGSGAGPGCAPPAAEAEAQQELLGAAFSRQLNVNAKPFVPNVHAAEFVPSFLRSGPAPGLPPPSPPPGLPPPPPLGAPVEPSPEEQTTSCEGSNAAVNMEISESVVENGEIEMSPEESWDHKEEPSEAELGGGPAGDAGPSEESAQEMMEEEEEIPKPKSVVAPPGAPKKEHVNVVFIGHVDAGKSTIGGQIMYLTGMVDKRTLEKYEREAKEKNRETWYLSWALDTNQEERDKGKTVEVGRAYFETEKKHFTILDAPGHKSFVPNMIGGASQADLAVLVISARKGEFETGFEKGGQTREHAMLAKTAGVKHLIVLINKMDDPTVNWSNERYEECKEKLVPFLKKVGFNPKKDIHFMPCSGLTGANLKEQSEFCPWYIGLPFIPYLDNLPNFNRSVDGPIRLPIVDKYKDMGTVVLGKLESGSICKGQQLVMMPNKHNVEVLGILSDDVETDSVAPGENLKIRLKGIEEEEILPGFILCDLNNLCHSGRTFDAQIVIIEHKSIICPGYNAVLHIHTCIEEVEITALICLVDKKTGEKSKTRPRFVKQDQVCIARLRTAGTICLETFKDFPQMGRFTLRDEGKTIAIGKVLKLVPEKD; encoded by the exons ATGGAGGCGAACGGGAACGGCAGCGGGAGCAGTAGCGACTCTGCTCCCGACTGCTGGGACCAGGCGGACATCGAGCCGGGCAGCGGCGCCGGCCCGGGCTGCGCTCCGCCGGCCGCGGAGGCCGAGgcgcagcaggagctgctcggGGCGGCCTTCAGCCGGCAGCTGAACGTCAACGCCAAGCCCTTCGTGCCCAACGTCCACGCCGCCGAGTTCGTGCCGTCCTTCCTGCGGAGCGGCCCGGCGCCCGGCCTGCCGCCGCCCTCGCCCCCGCCCGGCCtcccgccgccaccgccgctcG GTGCACCTGTAGAGCCTTCTCCAGAGGAGCAGACAACCTCTTGTGAAG GTTCAAATGCTGCTGTTAACATGGAAATTTCAGAATCTGTTG tGGAAAATGGAGAGATAGAAATGTCCCCAGAAGAGTCGTGGGACCACAAAGAAGAACCCAGTGAAGCAGAGCTAGGAGGTGGTCCTGCAGGAGATGCGGGGCCTTCTGAAGAGAGCGCTCAGGAAatgatggaggaggaggaggaaatacCAAAACCGAAATCTGTTGTAGCACCTCCAGGTGCTCCTAAAAAAGAGCATGTAAATGTAGTATTCATTGGACACGTAG atgCTGGCAAGTCAACTATTGGAGGACAAATAAT GTATTTGACAGGAATGGTTGACAAAAGAACacttgaaaaatatgaaagagaagctaaagaaaaaaacagagaaacatg gtACCTTTCATGGGCCTTAGACACAAACCAAGAAGAACGAGACAAAGGTAAAACAGTAGAAGTGGGTCGTGCCTATTTTGAAACGGAGAAGAAACACTTCACTATTTTAGATGCTCCTGGACACAAGAGCTTTGTTCCAAATATGATTGGTGGGGCTTCTCAAGCTGATCTTGCTGTGCTG GTTATTTCTGCAAGAAAAGGAGAGTTTGAGACTGGATTTGAGAAAGGTGGACAAACAAGAGAACATGCCATGTTAGCAAAAACAGCAGGTGTAAAGCATTTAATAGTTCTTATTAATAAAATGGATGATCCAACTGTAAACTGGAGCAATGAAAG ATATGAGGAATGTAAAGAGAAACTGGTGCCATTTTTGAAGAAAGTTGGCTTCAATCCCAAAAAGGACATTCATTTCATGCCCTGCTCAGGACTGACTGGAGCAAACCTTAAAGAACAGTCAGAATTCTGTCCTTGGTATAT TGGATTACCATTTATTCCATACCTGGATAATTTGCCAAACTTCAACCGTTCAGTTGATGGACCAATCAGGCTGCCAATTGTGGATAAATATAAG GACATGGGCACTGTGGTCCTTGGGAAGCTGGAATCGGGCTCTATTTGCAAAGGACAACAGCTTGTGATGATGCCAAACAAG cacAATGTGGAAGTTCTTGGAATCCTTTCTGATGATGTAGAAACTGACTCAGTAGCCCCAGGTGAAAATCTAAAGATCAGACTGAAGGGAATTGAAGAGGAAGAGATCCTTCCAGGATTTATTCTCTGTGATCTCAACAACCTTTGTCATTCTGGACGCACATTTGATGCCCAG ATAGTGATAATTGAGCACAAATCCATTATCTGCCCAGGTTATAATGCAGTGCTGCACATCCACACCTGTATTGAAGAAGTTGAGATAACA GCCTTAATCTGCTTGGTAGacaaaaaaacaggagaaaaaagtaAGACACGGCCCCGTTTTGTGAAACAAGATCAAGTCTGCATTGCCCGTTTAAGGACAGCAGGAACGATCTGCCTTGAGACATTCAAAGATTTCCCTCAGATGGGTCGCTTCACTTTAAGGGATGAGG GTAAGACCATTGCAATTGGAAAAGTTCTGAAACTGGTTCCAGAGAAGGACTAA